A section of the Oryza sativa Japonica Group chromosome 1, ASM3414082v1 genome encodes:
- the LOC4324496 gene encoding uncharacterized protein, with protein sequence MPRLPKCASVRRNVKRRSIHDDDDFVTPPTRKKAVRVKFVAPVSRCVPSSITPIIQRFSAEKKELVAEMGFEGLLHMPLITNHRDFSYWLLSRVSPTRSAIELESGEVLPLSPEDVKKVLGIPCVGEELQAPNVEFVSHVKRLIAERMKVASFKDVNKEVLEDVLDKHHRGQMSKAEKESFKTAFLMLVMMKFLAPQSNMDNKCPRYFSALLDPNEIAKFNWSGYVLNEILDAAATVQKKHADGTKCGYITGCSIYLQVHYLDNVDFGGDLNLEHNIFPRIALYDRDTIKERYQLDISERNYYQATQFGKLKLRPKNEVCYKRTCERTSVTDSGGNENVQIESQHAAELIQKAQELKSFWISCIGNLDKATESLVKVTEASKNMPSVTIPISDEVDVSKGYTCTTVNDDAENGIEVNQTPSLGNDVEDVSAAAANCTPMVHTHNLKEESIDLNRTVPHRTYTGLDFDPPSFDLNIDYSPSNNTVRRENHGVSCHSKFR encoded by the exons ATGCCGCGGCTTCCAAAGTGTGCGAGCGTGAGAAGAAATGTGAAGCGTCGTTCCattcatgatgatgatgactttGTCACTCCACCTACAAGGAAGAAGGCTGTTCGTGTTAAATTCGTGGCACCGGTTTCGCGTTGTGTACCATCTTCCATCACACCTATCATACAGAGATTTAGTGCTGAAAAGAAAGAGCTGGTAGCTGAGATGGGTTTTGAGGGGCTGCTGCATATGCCCCTCATAACAAACCATCGTGACTTCAGCTACTGGCTTTTGTCACGGGTATCCCCAACACGTTCGGCTATCGAACTAGAAAGTGGTGAGGTTTTGCCACTGTCTCCTGAGGATGTTAAGAAGGTGCTTGGGATTCCTTGCGTAGGGGAGGAGCTGCAAGCACCCAATGTTGAGTTTGTTTCTCATGTCAAGAGGTTAATTGCTGAAAGAATGAAAGTTGCTAGTTTTAAGGACGTTAACAAGGAGGTATTGGAGGATGTATTAGATAAACACCATAGAGGGCAAATGTCAAAGGCTGAGAAAGAAAGTTTCAAAACAGCATTCCTAATGCTTGTTATGATGAAATTTCTTGCGCCACAATCAAATATGGACAATAAATGTCCAAGATATTTTTCTGCACTACTTGACCCCAATGAAATAGCAAAGTTCAATTGGTCTGGGTATGTGTTGAACGAGATATTGGACGCAGCGGCAACTGTTCAAAAGAAGCACGCTGATGGCACTAAATGTGGTTATATCACTGGTTGCTCTATTTATTTGCAG GTCCATTATTTGGATAACGTGGACTTTGGAGGTGATCTAAACTTGGAGCATAATATATTTCCTCGAATTGCATTATATGATCGTGATACAATAAAGGAAAGATATCAGCTGGACATCAGCGAAAGGAACTATTACCAGGCAACACAGTTTGGAAAATTAAAG CTACGGCCCAAAAATGAAGTCTGCTACAAAAGAACGTGCGAAAGAACATCTGTCACTGACAGCGGgggaaatgaaaatgttcagaTTGAGTCTCAG CATGCTGCTGAATTAATACAGAAGGCCCAAGAATTGAAAAGTTTTTGGATTTCCTGCATTGGCAACCTTGATAAGGCAACAGAGAGTCTAGTTAAGGTGACAGAAGCTTCGAAGAACATGCCCAGCGTGACCATACCAATCAGCGATGAAGTTGATGTTTCTAAAGGTTATACATGCACAACTGTCAACGATGATGCTGAGAATGGAATAGAGGTCAACCAAACACCATCTTTAGGAAATGATGTAGAAGATGTGAGTGCAGCTGCTGCCAATTGTACACCGATGGTTCATACTCACAACTTGAAAGAAGAATCAATCGACTTGAATCGCACTGTTCCACACAGGACTTATACTGGTCTGGACTTCGATCCTCCATCATTTGATCTAAATATTGACTACTCACCATCAAATAACACAG TGAGGCGAGAGAATCATGGAGTAAGTTGTCATTCAAAGTTCAGGTAG